A genomic region of Mitsuaria sp. 7 contains the following coding sequences:
- a CDS encoding inorganic phosphate transporter, protein MGTMHVAFWVVAMLVVLAVAFDFMNGFHDAANSIATVVSTGVLKPQQAVLFAAFFNVIAVLFFELKVAATIGKGSIDATIVDHHVIFGALIGAIAWNVITWFYGIPSSSSHALIGGLVGAAIAKAGTKGLIMSGIGKTVLFIFVSPLLGFLLGSLLMVAVAWLFRRSSPLRVDNWFRRLQLVSAGLYSLGHGGNDAQKTIGLIWMLLIASGYAGAGEHSPPTWVIVICYLAIGLGTMFGGWRIVRTMGQKITKLKPVGGFCAETGGAITLFLATSLGVPVSTTHTITGAIVGVGSTQRASSVRWGVAGNIVWAWIFTIPASAFIAGLFYWISFTLF, encoded by the coding sequence ATGGGAACGATGCACGTGGCCTTCTGGGTCGTGGCCATGCTCGTGGTGCTGGCCGTCGCCTTCGACTTCATGAACGGCTTCCACGACGCGGCGAACTCCATCGCGACGGTGGTGTCGACCGGCGTCCTCAAGCCGCAGCAGGCCGTGCTGTTCGCGGCCTTCTTCAACGTGATCGCGGTGCTGTTCTTCGAGCTGAAGGTGGCGGCCACCATCGGCAAGGGATCGATCGACGCGACCATCGTCGATCACCACGTGATCTTCGGCGCGCTGATCGGCGCGATCGCCTGGAACGTGATCACCTGGTTCTACGGCATCCCGTCGAGCTCGTCGCACGCGCTGATCGGCGGCCTGGTCGGCGCGGCGATCGCCAAGGCGGGCACCAAGGGCCTGATCATGAGCGGCATCGGCAAGACGGTGCTGTTCATCTTCGTCTCGCCGCTGCTGGGCTTCCTGCTGGGCTCGCTGCTGATGGTGGCGGTGGCCTGGCTGTTCAGACGCAGCTCGCCGCTGCGGGTGGACAACTGGTTCCGAAGACTGCAACTGGTCTCGGCCGGGCTGTACAGCCTGGGTCACGGCGGCAACGACGCGCAGAAGACCATCGGCCTGATCTGGATGCTGCTGATCGCCTCCGGTTACGCAGGCGCCGGCGAACATTCGCCGCCGACCTGGGTCATCGTCATCTGCTACCTGGCGATCGGCCTGGGCACGATGTTCGGTGGCTGGCGCATCGTCCGCACGATGGGACAGAAGATCACCAAGCTCAAACCGGTCGGCGGCTTCTGCGCCGAGACCGGCGGCGCGATCACGCTGTTCCTGGCGACCTCGCTGGGCGTCCCGGTGTCCACGACGCACACGATCACCGGCGCCATCGTCGGCGTGGGCTCGACGCAGCGCGCGTCGTCGGTACGCTGGGGCGTGGCAGGGAACATCGTCTGGGCCTGGATCTTCACGATCCCGGCGTCGGCGTTCATCGCCGGACTGTTCTACTGGATCAGCTTCACGCTGTTCTGA
- a CDS encoding GNAT family N-acetyltransferase, whose product MTTTTSSSSPLLIRPSLEGDIAAIQQIYEHAVLHGTGTFETDVPDRAEMGRRRTEVLSRSLPYLIAERDGQVLGFAYANYFRPRLAYRYFVEDSIYLSPQAQGQGVGRLLLAELIARCEAAGARQMVAVIGDSQNLGSIGVHRSHGFEDIGVMKAAGWKFGKWLDVVLMQRQLGQGDTSSPTGATPAAAATPPSAPSTPAETPAA is encoded by the coding sequence ATGACGACGACCACCAGCAGTTCCTCCCCCCTCCTGATCCGACCCAGCCTGGAGGGTGACATCGCCGCCATCCAGCAGATCTACGAGCACGCGGTGCTGCACGGCACCGGCACTTTCGAGACCGACGTGCCCGACCGCGCCGAAATGGGCCGCCGCCGCACCGAGGTGCTCAGCCGCAGCCTGCCGTACCTGATCGCCGAGCGTGACGGGCAGGTGCTCGGCTTCGCCTACGCCAACTACTTCCGTCCGCGGCTGGCCTACCGCTACTTCGTCGAGGACTCCATCTATCTCTCGCCCCAGGCCCAGGGCCAGGGCGTCGGCCGCCTGCTGCTGGCCGAACTGATCGCCCGCTGCGAAGCGGCCGGCGCGCGCCAGATGGTGGCCGTGATCGGTGACTCGCAGAACCTCGGGTCGATCGGCGTGCACCGCAGCCACGGCTTCGAGGACATCGGCGTCATGAAGGCCGCCGGCTGGAAGTTCGGCAAGTGGCTGGATGTCGTGCTGATGCAACGCCAGCTGGGTCAAGGGGACACGAGTTCGCCCACCGGAGCGACGCCTGCCGCCGCGGCGACTCCCCCGTCGGCACCCTCCACGCCTGCCGAGACGCCCGCCGCATGA
- the rimM gene encoding ribosome maturation factor RimM (Essential for efficient processing of 16S rRNA), whose translation MKQAPDDVIDSSPAFPEDAIEVGRVLDAWGIKGWLKILSHSPDAQALFASRRWFMKPSEKALPGKPHVVPPVLKVLSVRDHADGIVAQVEGLADRNGAEALKGARIFVSRSVFPDTDEDEFYWIDLIGMSVVNKDGRTLGEVIDLIDTGPHCVLRILPAGKTAPVKPDEEILIPFVNAFVGDVDKAARVIPVDWDTDY comes from the coding sequence ATGAAGCAGGCGCCTGACGACGTGATCGACAGTTCCCCGGCATTCCCGGAGGACGCCATCGAAGTCGGGCGCGTGCTGGACGCCTGGGGCATCAAGGGCTGGCTGAAGATCCTCAGCCATTCCCCGGATGCCCAGGCGCTCTTCGCCTCTCGCCGCTGGTTCATGAAGCCCAGCGAGAAGGCCCTGCCGGGCAAGCCGCATGTCGTGCCGCCCGTGCTCAAGGTTCTGTCCGTCCGCGACCACGCGGACGGCATCGTCGCCCAGGTCGAAGGCCTGGCCGACCGCAACGGTGCGGAGGCGCTCAAGGGCGCCCGCATCTTCGTCTCGCGCAGCGTGTTCCCGGACACTGACGAGGACGAGTTCTACTGGATCGACCTCATCGGCATGAGCGTCGTCAACAAGGACGGCCGGACGCTGGGCGAGGTGATCGACCTGATCGACACCGGCCCGCACTGCGTGCTGCGCATCCTGCCCGCCGGCAAGACCGCGCCGGTCAAGCCGGACGAGGAAATCCTGATCCCGTTCGTGAACGCGTTTGTCGGCGACGTCGACAAGGCCGCCAGAGTCATCCCGGTCGACTGGGACACGGACTACTGA
- a CDS encoding tyrosine-protein phosphatase translates to MAFRPLPLPDATPGRLWLQSMPGRRESWGAFLDEARLNQLNVVVCLNPLEEVAELSPSYHKAIAEGRLPFRWLHVPMRDFGLASDSAAFKQGVEHIAQGLRMGDRVLLHCAAGMGRTGTMAACVLKHLGMPAAQALEAVSAAGSNPQSALQSGWIHQF, encoded by the coding sequence ATGGCTTTCCGACCCCTTCCCCTCCCCGACGCCACCCCGGGCCGGCTGTGGCTGCAGTCGATGCCGGGCCGCCGCGAGTCCTGGGGCGCCTTCCTCGACGAGGCGCGCCTGAACCAGCTCAACGTGGTGGTCTGCCTCAATCCGCTCGAGGAAGTCGCCGAGCTCTCGCCGTCGTATCACAAGGCGATCGCCGAAGGCCGGCTGCCCTTCCGCTGGCTGCATGTGCCGATGCGCGATTTCGGACTCGCCTCGGACAGCGCGGCCTTCAAGCAAGGCGTGGAGCACATCGCGCAGGGCCTGCGCATGGGCGACCGCGTCCTGCTGCACTGCGCCGCCGGCATGGGCCGCACCGGCACCATGGCCGCGTGCGTGCTGAAGCATCTCGGCATGCCTGCTGCACAGGCGCTTGAAGCCGTCAGCGCGGCGGGATCGAATCCGCAGTCGGCGTTGCAGTCGGGCTGGATCCATCAGTTCTGA
- a CDS encoding RluA family pseudouridine synthase, which produces MIDPPLLTQTIVHADAWRVVVDKPSGLLSVPGRGEDKQDCAWARVAAEYPDALIVHRLDQSTSGLIVFARGATMQRAFSEAFAARLVDKRYEAVVAGLVEQDAFEIDLPLIVDWPNRPRQMIDHERGKPSLTRVRVLRRDVAAGTTRVELEPVTGRSHQLRVHLLAAGHPILGDALYAPPEVLAQAPRLLLHARDLSLPAVLDAPALSLHSPPGF; this is translated from the coding sequence ATGATTGATCCTCCCCTGCTGACGCAGACCATCGTCCATGCCGATGCGTGGCGCGTCGTCGTCGACAAGCCCTCCGGCCTGCTGTCCGTGCCGGGCCGCGGCGAGGACAAGCAGGACTGCGCCTGGGCACGCGTCGCCGCTGAATATCCGGACGCGCTCATCGTGCATCGCTTGGACCAGTCGACCTCCGGCCTGATCGTCTTCGCGCGCGGTGCGACCATGCAGCGCGCGTTCAGCGAGGCCTTCGCCGCGCGGCTGGTCGACAAGCGTTATGAAGCGGTCGTGGCGGGCCTCGTCGAGCAGGACGCCTTCGAGATCGACCTGCCGCTGATCGTCGACTGGCCGAATCGGCCCCGGCAGATGATCGATCACGAGCGCGGAAAACCCAGCCTGACCCGCGTGCGGGTGCTGCGGCGCGACGTCGCGGCGGGCACCACGCGCGTCGAGCTGGAGCCGGTCACCGGCCGCTCGCATCAGCTGCGCGTGCATCTGCTGGCCGCCGGCCATCCGATCCTCGGCGACGCGTTGTATGCGCCGCCGGAAGTCCTCGCGCAAGCGCCCCGCCTGCTGCTGCATGCACGGGATCTCAGCCTGCCGGCGGTGCTCGATGCGCCGGCGCTGTCACTGCATTCGCCGCCCGGCTTCTGA
- the trmD gene encoding tRNA (guanosine(37)-N1)-methyltransferase TrmD: protein MRFDVLTLFPELFDPFLRVGVTRRAYESKQVDVRLWQLRDHAEDNYRRVDDRPFGGGPGMVMLAAPLERALAAVKADRAATHPGAPAVIHFSPTGRKLDQALARELAQGEGAILLCGRYEGIDQRVLDRHVTMEISLGDFVLSGGELPAIAMLDAIARLQEGVLNDAASHQQDSFSDGLLDCPHFSRPEVLETPEGPLPVPPVLLSGHHAEIARWRREQSLALTLRRRPELIEAARRDGRLDKKDEKFLASLQAAPGKAAGKAPVKTGGGTGEV from the coding sequence ATGCGCTTCGACGTTCTCACCCTTTTCCCTGAGCTCTTCGACCCCTTCCTGCGGGTCGGCGTGACGCGTCGTGCGTACGAGAGCAAGCAGGTCGACGTTCGCCTGTGGCAACTGCGCGACCACGCCGAGGACAACTACCGTCGTGTCGACGATCGCCCCTTCGGTGGCGGTCCCGGCATGGTGATGCTGGCCGCGCCGCTGGAGCGTGCGTTGGCGGCGGTGAAGGCCGACCGCGCGGCCACGCATCCCGGCGCGCCCGCCGTGATCCATTTCAGCCCGACTGGACGCAAGCTCGACCAGGCGTTGGCGCGTGAGCTGGCGCAAGGCGAGGGCGCAATCCTGCTCTGCGGCCGCTACGAAGGCATCGACCAGCGCGTGCTGGACCGCCACGTGACGATGGAAATCAGCCTCGGCGATTTCGTGCTGTCCGGCGGCGAACTGCCGGCCATCGCCATGCTCGATGCGATCGCCCGTCTGCAGGAAGGTGTCCTGAACGACGCCGCCTCTCACCAGCAGGACAGCTTCTCGGACGGGTTGCTGGACTGTCCGCACTTCAGCCGCCCCGAGGTCCTGGAAACGCCCGAGGGCCCGTTGCCGGTGCCGCCGGTGCTGCTGTCCGGCCATCACGCCGAGATCGCCCGATGGCGCCGCGAGCAGTCGCTGGCGCTGACCCTGCGCCGCCGGCCCGAACTGATCGAGGCCGCGCGCCGCGACGGCAGGCTCGACAAGAAGGACGAGAAGTTCCTCGCCTCCCTGCAGGCTGCGCCCGGCAAGGCGGCAGGCAAGGCGCCAGTCAAAACGGGCGGCGGCACGGGCGAAGTTTGA
- a CDS encoding SDR family NAD(P)-dependent oxidoreductase, producing the protein MSTTESTGSSRTSRPSRPRSLTVITGSSRGLGEALARQSLEAGQVVIGIARGRSEALERFARERGLPLEQWQADLSSPLAIAQHLADTLRAQPHDWAAATLINNAGVVTTPGPVDGESLETLSAALRVGLEATVLLSAAFLDATRDWPAERKVLNISSGLGRRAMAGSALYCAAKAGMDNLSRAMALDEEHKAAQGERAARVVSLAPGIIDTDMQAQLRGGDSAKFPDRDRFAAFKAEGQLASAEATATQVLKFLARNDFGQQVLADVRDA; encoded by the coding sequence ATGTCCACCACCGAATCCACCGGCTCTTCCCGGACCTCCCGGCCTTCACGGCCTCGTTCCCTCACCGTCATCACCGGCAGCTCGCGCGGTCTGGGCGAGGCGCTGGCGCGCCAGTCGCTCGAAGCCGGCCAGGTGGTCATCGGCATCGCCCGCGGGCGCAGCGAGGCGCTGGAGCGCTTCGCCCGCGAGCGCGGCCTGCCGCTGGAGCAGTGGCAGGCCGACCTGTCGAGTCCGCTGGCGATCGCGCAGCACCTGGCCGACACGCTGCGCGCGCAGCCGCACGACTGGGCCGCCGCGACGCTGATCAACAACGCCGGCGTCGTCACGACGCCCGGGCCCGTCGACGGCGAGTCGCTGGAGACGCTGTCCGCCGCGCTTCGCGTCGGTCTGGAGGCGACGGTGCTGCTGAGCGCGGCTTTCCTCGATGCCACCCGCGACTGGCCCGCCGAGCGCAAGGTGCTGAACATCTCGTCCGGCCTGGGTCGCCGCGCGATGGCCGGCAGCGCGCTCTATTGCGCCGCCAAGGCCGGCATGGACAACCTCAGCCGCGCCATGGCGCTGGACGAGGAACACAAGGCCGCCCAGGGCGAGCGCGCCGCGCGCGTCGTCTCGCTCGCGCCCGGCATCATCGACACCGACATGCAGGCCCAGCTCCGCGGCGGCGATTCGGCGAAGTTCCCCGACCGCGACCGCTTCGCGGCGTTCAAGGCCGAAGGACAGCTGGCCAGCGCCGAAGCGACCGCGACGCAGGTGCTGAAGTTCCTCGCCAGAAACGACTTCGGCCAGCAGGTGCTGGCCGATGTGCGGGACGCCTGA
- a CDS encoding CobD/CbiB family protein, producing MNFFAVLLALVCEQLKPLPHGNPVHQGMIAWVRWTGRNFDAGRSHHAAVVWTITVVGPALLVGAIYALVRPYSLLLSLAMDVLVLYLTLGFRQFSHYFTDIRDALERGDELEARRLLAEWRHLDASELPRTELLRHVLEHSLLAAHRHVFGVFFWFVLFSTLGLGPAGAVLYRMAEFAGRYWAFKSRTLDAPTNERLMELSRKLFGMIDHIPARLTATGFAIVGNFEEAVSSWRRDSALWAHDNEGIILASAAGAVGVQLGGSAAPGVTPDRSKTFESGGDMDATSAEGSTAGVPPQLGHLQSVVGLVWRSVVLWMMLLALLTLANLVG from the coding sequence ATGAACTTCTTCGCGGTCTTGCTTGCGCTGGTGTGCGAGCAGCTCAAGCCACTGCCGCACGGGAATCCGGTCCACCAAGGCATGATCGCCTGGGTGCGCTGGACCGGGCGCAACTTCGACGCGGGACGGTCGCACCATGCGGCCGTCGTGTGGACGATCACCGTCGTCGGTCCGGCCCTGCTGGTCGGGGCGATCTACGCGCTCGTGCGGCCCTACAGCCTGCTGCTCTCGCTGGCGATGGACGTGCTGGTGCTCTACCTGACGCTGGGCTTCCGCCAGTTCAGCCACTACTTCACCGACATCCGTGACGCGCTGGAGCGCGGCGACGAGCTCGAAGCCCGCCGCCTGCTCGCCGAATGGCGTCACCTCGACGCCAGCGAACTGCCGCGCACCGAGCTGCTGAGGCACGTGCTGGAGCACTCGCTGCTGGCGGCGCACCGGCATGTCTTCGGGGTGTTCTTCTGGTTCGTGCTGTTCTCGACGCTGGGCCTGGGTCCGGCCGGCGCGGTGCTATACCGGATGGCCGAATTCGCCGGTCGCTACTGGGCCTTCAAGAGCCGCACGCTGGATGCGCCGACCAACGAGCGCCTGATGGAACTCTCGCGCAAGCTGTTCGGGATGATCGACCACATCCCTGCACGCCTGACGGCGACGGGCTTCGCGATCGTCGGCAACTTCGAGGAGGCGGTGAGTTCCTGGCGCCGCGATTCGGCGCTGTGGGCCCACGACAACGAGGGCATCATCCTGGCCTCCGCCGCAGGCGCGGTCGGCGTGCAACTGGGTGGCAGCGCCGCGCCGGGCGTCACGCCGGACCGCAGCAAGACCTTCGAGTCCGGCGGCGACATGGACGCGACGAGCGCGGAGGGCTCCACCGCCGGCGTGCCGCCACAACTGGGCCACCTGCAGAGCGTGGTCGGACTCGTGTGGCGCTCGGTCGTGCTGTGGATGATGCTGCTGGCGCTGCTGACGCTGGCGAACCTCGTCGGCTGA
- a CDS encoding DUF47 domain-containing protein, translating into MFFGKLLPREGNFFELFNEHGTQIVEGARAFMLMIQNYNDLTLREKYAAEVDKAEHHADRVTAEVNRLLHRTFITPIDREQIHGLINAMDDILDLLQDSSETMQLYDVRTIPEEVLRLGELSAKCCERVKHAVTLLPKLSEPKTAEAAIKACEEIDQLESDADRVMRAAMSKLFREQEDVRELIKLKAIYEQLESISDRCEDVANLIEGIVLENS; encoded by the coding sequence ATGTTTTTCGGCAAGCTGCTGCCCCGAGAGGGCAATTTCTTCGAACTGTTCAATGAGCACGGCACGCAGATCGTGGAAGGCGCGCGCGCCTTCATGCTCATGATCCAGAACTACAACGACCTCACGCTGCGCGAGAAATACGCCGCCGAGGTCGACAAGGCCGAGCACCACGCCGACCGCGTCACCGCCGAGGTGAACCGGCTGCTGCATCGCACCTTCATCACGCCGATCGACCGCGAGCAGATCCACGGCCTGATCAACGCGATGGACGACATCCTGGACCTGCTGCAGGACTCCAGCGAAACGATGCAGCTCTACGACGTGCGCACCATCCCCGAGGAAGTGCTGCGCCTGGGCGAGCTGTCGGCCAAGTGCTGCGAACGCGTGAAGCACGCCGTGACGCTGCTGCCCAAGCTGAGCGAGCCCAAGACCGCCGAAGCCGCCATCAAGGCCTGCGAGGAGATCGACCAGCTCGAGTCCGACGCCGACCGCGTGATGCGTGCCGCGATGTCCAAGCTGTTCCGCGAACAGGAGGACGTGCGCGAGCTGATCAAGCTCAAGGCGATCTACGAGCAGCTGGAGTCGATCTCCGACCGCTGCGAGGACGTCGCCAACCTCATCGAGGGCATCGTCCTCGAGAATTCCTGA
- the rpsP gene encoding 30S ribosomal protein S16: protein MVVIRLSRGGSKKRPFYNLVVTDSRNRRDGRFIERVGFYNPVATGNAEGLRVSQDRVAYWVGTGAQLSPAVARLVDVAKKSAAAPAAAVAA, encoded by the coding sequence ATGGTCGTTATTCGACTCTCCCGCGGTGGCTCCAAGAAGCGTCCGTTCTACAACCTCGTCGTGACGGACAGCCGCAACCGCCGTGACGGCCGCTTCATCGAGCGCGTCGGTTTCTACAACCCCGTGGCCACCGGCAACGCCGAAGGCCTGCGCGTCTCGCAAGACCGCGTGGCCTACTGGGTCGGCACCGGCGCCCAGCTGTCGCCGGCCGTCGCCCGCCTGGTCGACGTCGCCAAGAAGTCGGCTGCCGCTCCGGCCGCCGCCGTCGCTGCTTAA
- a CDS encoding DMT family protein, translated as MFATAAGWQMVALLTLSNVFMTFAWYGHLKELASKPWYVAALISWGIALFEYLLQVPANRIGYDGGFTLAQLKITQEVITLGVFVPFSMLFMNQPFKTDFIWAGLCLMGAVYFIFRS; from the coding sequence ATGTTCGCAACCGCCGCCGGCTGGCAGATGGTCGCCCTGCTGACGCTGTCCAATGTCTTCATGACCTTCGCCTGGTACGGCCATCTGAAGGAGCTGGCGTCCAAGCCGTGGTACGTCGCCGCGCTGATCAGCTGGGGCATCGCGCTGTTCGAGTACCTGCTGCAGGTCCCGGCCAACCGCATCGGTTATGACGGCGGCTTCACGCTCGCCCAACTGAAGATCACGCAGGAGGTGATCACGCTGGGCGTGTTCGTCCCGTTCTCGATGCTGTTCATGAACCAGCCGTTCAAGACGGACTTCATCTGGGCCGGCCTGTGCCTGATGGGGGCGGTCTACTTCATCTTTCGAAGCTGA
- a CDS encoding CoA pyrophosphatase, whose protein sequence is MPTPPSSRPASRPPIQDPRAIPVTGTDAHLPSVPRERLTPAWLRDRFLHPPSVEPELPGDGGVFPGRTMTQAAVLIPLVQRAEGLHVLLTERTAHLRDHAGQISFPGGRAEPEDGSPERTALREAEEEIGLDERYVDLIGQLPVYRTVTAYEVTPVVGLIRPGFSLRLDAFEVAEAFEVPLEFLMNPAHHQRHTFELDPAGEAGGQAAADSGPLKGRRQFLSMPWTGPGLAVSNADADVALTVAASKEFFIWGATAAMLRNLYRFLQV, encoded by the coding sequence ATGCCGACGCCTCCTTCCAGCCGTCCCGCCAGCCGTCCCCCCATCCAGGATCCCCGCGCCATCCCCGTCACCGGCACCGATGCGCATCTCCCCTCCGTCCCCCGCGAGCGCCTGACGCCGGCCTGGTTGCGCGATCGCTTCCTGCATCCGCCGAGCGTCGAGCCGGAGCTGCCCGGCGACGGTGGCGTCTTCCCCGGCCGCACGATGACGCAGGCCGCGGTGCTCATCCCGCTGGTGCAGCGGGCCGAGGGTCTGCATGTGCTGCTGACGGAGCGCACCGCGCATCTGCGGGACCACGCCGGCCAGATCAGCTTCCCCGGCGGCCGTGCCGAGCCGGAGGATGGCTCGCCCGAGCGCACCGCGCTGCGCGAGGCCGAAGAGGAGATCGGCCTCGACGAACGCTACGTCGACCTGATCGGCCAACTCCCCGTCTATCGCACGGTGACGGCCTACGAGGTCACGCCGGTGGTGGGATTGATCCGTCCGGGCTTCTCGCTGCGGCTGGACGCCTTCGAGGTGGCGGAAGCCTTCGAGGTGCCGCTGGAATTCCTGATGAACCCCGCGCATCACCAGCGCCATACCTTCGAGCTCGACCCGGCCGGCGAGGCGGGAGGCCAGGCGGCAGCCGACAGCGGACCCTTGAAGGGACGTCGCCAGTTCCTGTCGATGCCGTGGACGGGGCCAGGTCTTGCGGTGTCGAATGCGGACGCCGACGTGGCGCTGACAGTGGCCGCTTCGAAGGAGTTCTTCATCTGGGGCGCGACCGCCGCGATGTTGCGCAATCTCTACCGCTTCCTGCAGGTCTGA
- the rplS gene encoding 50S ribosomal protein L19, translated as MNLIQTLEQEEIARLNKTIPVFAPGDTVIVNVNVVEGTRKRVQAYEGVVIARRNRGLNSNFIVRKISSGEGVERTFQLYSPLIASIEVKRRGDVRRAKLYYLRQRSGKSARIKEKLAIKTVA; from the coding sequence GTGAATCTGATCCAGACCCTTGAGCAAGAAGAAATTGCTCGCCTGAACAAGACCATCCCCGTTTTCGCCCCTGGCGACACGGTGATCGTGAACGTGAACGTCGTCGAAGGCACCCGCAAGCGCGTGCAGGCCTACGAAGGCGTCGTGATCGCCCGCCGCAACCGCGGTCTGAACTCCAACTTCATCGTCCGCAAGATCTCGAGCGGCGAAGGCGTTGAGCGCACGTTCCAGCTGTACAGCCCGCTGATCGCTTCGATCGAAGTGAAGCGCCGCGGCGACGTCCGTCGCGCGAAGCTGTACTACCTGCGTCAGCGTTCGGGCAAGTCGGCGCGTATCAAGGAAAAGCTGGCCATCAAGACGGTCGCCTGA
- the folK gene encoding 2-amino-4-hydroxy-6-hydroxymethyldihydropteridine diphosphokinase — MTTAYVGLGANLGDLRRTLEAALADLADVQDLTLDAVSSAWRSAPVGCEGPDYLNAVARVATTLPPLTLLSALQVIELRHGRERPFVNAPRTLDLDLLLFGDQIVDLDRLVVPHPRLHQRAFVLRPLLELDPTLDVPGLGGLAGHLPSVVDQLVEREDMPLRLP, encoded by the coding sequence ATGACCACGGCCTATGTCGGCCTGGGCGCCAACCTCGGCGACCTGCGGCGCACGCTGGAGGCGGCGCTGGCCGACCTCGCCGACGTGCAAGACCTGACCCTGGACGCCGTCTCCTCCGCCTGGCGCAGTGCGCCGGTCGGCTGTGAAGGCCCCGACTACCTGAACGCGGTCGCCCGCGTGGCGACGACGTTGCCGCCGCTGACGCTGCTCTCGGCGCTGCAGGTCATCGAGCTGCGTCATGGTCGCGAGCGGCCGTTCGTCAACGCGCCGCGCACCCTCGACCTCGACCTGCTGCTTTTCGGCGATCAGATCGTCGACCTGGACAGGCTCGTCGTCCCGCATCCGCGGCTGCACCAGCGCGCCTTCGTGCTGCGTCCGCTGCTGGAGCTGGATCCGACGCTGGACGTGCCGGGTCTCGGCGGCTTGGCAGGCCATTTGCCCTCGGTCGTCGATCAGCTCGTCGAGCGCGAAGACATGCCCTTGCGTCTTCCCTGA
- a CDS encoding NINE protein — MSAVAPDAGGAADRKSKTVATWLSFALGSLGAHRFYLHGFSDKLAWLHPLPTLLGLYGVHRMDTLGQDDVAAWFLIPMLGLMIAQSMLAGIVYGLMPDERWADRFNPGQAVHRTGWLPILGVIACLMVGGACLMATIAFSAQRYFESQVEAAREISQ; from the coding sequence ATGAGCGCCGTCGCCCCTGACGCCGGCGGCGCGGCGGACCGCAAGTCCAAGACCGTCGCCACCTGGCTGAGCTTTGCGCTCGGCAGCCTCGGGGCGCATCGTTTCTATCTGCACGGATTCAGCGACAAGCTCGCCTGGCTGCATCCGCTGCCGACGCTCCTCGGCCTGTATGGCGTGCACCGCATGGACACGCTCGGCCAGGACGACGTCGCGGCCTGGTTCCTGATTCCGATGCTCGGGTTGATGATCGCCCAGAGCATGCTGGCGGGCATCGTGTACGGGCTGATGCCCGACGAACGCTGGGCCGACCGCTTCAACCCCGGACAAGCGGTGCACAGGACCGGCTGGCTGCCGATCCTGGGCGTCATTGCCTGCCTGATGGTGGGCGGCGCCTGCCTGATGGCGACGATCGCCTTCTCAGCGCAACGCTACTTCGAATCGCAGGTCGAAGCCGCCCGCGAGATCAGCCAGTAG
- a CDS encoding questin oxidase family protein, with protein sequence MQHAARLPGFDGYVERPRLTLDALAEASLAVYLTRHQFAALHLVTGTHALRVLLEAAASRGLEVDEGQVLRTAWRAWLGTYLSELRPAPAWALVQAGQAAEDDWTRALPSLHASMNDHRIKVADAAREEWRHRGWPGYALCLRAEGAAK encoded by the coding sequence ATGCAGCATGCGGCCAGGCTCCCGGGCTTCGACGGTTATGTCGAGCGCCCGCGGCTGACGCTGGACGCGCTGGCCGAAGCTTCGCTGGCGGTCTACCTGACGCGGCACCAGTTCGCCGCGCTGCATCTGGTGACGGGCACGCATGCGCTGCGCGTGCTGCTGGAGGCGGCCGCCTCGCGCGGTCTGGAGGTCGACGAGGGCCAGGTCTTGCGCACGGCATGGCGCGCATGGCTGGGCACGTATCTCTCGGAACTGCGTCCTGCGCCGGCCTGGGCGCTGGTCCAAGCGGGCCAAGCGGCGGAAGACGACTGGACCCGTGCACTGCCGTCGTTGCACGCGTCGATGAACGATCACCGCATCAAGGTCGCCGACGCCGCGCGCGAGGAATGGCGTCATCGCGGCTGGCCCGGCTATGCCTTGTGTCTGCGCGCCGAAGGGGCTGCAAAATGA